The following is a genomic window from Halobacterium sp. R2-5.
GCCATCACGGGCACCGGCCAGGGCGGCGACCGGATGGCGCTCCAGGACCGTGAGGACGCCGCGACGTCGCCCGCTGCGACGGCGGCCGCCGAGGAAGCCTACGGGGACGCCGGCGTCACTAGCGACGACGTGGACGTCGCAGAGGTCCACGACTGCTTCACCATCGCGGAGGTGCTCGCGCTGGAGTCGCTGGGGTTCTTCGAGACCGGCGAGGGCGTCACCGCCGCTCGCGAGGGCGTGACGACCCGGGACGGCGACCTCCCAGTGAACCTCTCGGGCGGCCTCAAGGCGAAGGGTCACCCGGTCGGCGCGACGGGCACGAGCCAGGTCGCGGAGCTCACGAAGCTGCTGCGCGGCGACCACGTCAACAGCGAGCACGTCCCCGACGCCCGCGTCGGCGTCGCGCACAACGCCGGTGGGACCGTGGCGAGTGCCGTGGTCCACGTCCTCGAAGAGGTGGGAGAATGACCGACACGAGCGAGGAGCGCGTGCGCGACGCGGGCTTCGACGACCTGCTGGACGCGCTCGCCGAGGGCGACGGCTACTATCTGGCGTGCGCGAACGGCCACGGCAGCCTGCCGCCGCGGCGCGTCTGCCCGGAGTGCGGGAGCACGGACCTCGACGAGGAGCCGCTGCCGGAGACCGGCGAGGTGGCGACGTACACGCAGGTCCACGTGCCGGCGCCGTCGTTCGCCGACGACGCGCCGTACGTCACCGCGGTCGTGGACTTCGGACCGGTGCGGCTCACGGGCCAGGTGCTCGCGGACTACGAGGACGTGGAGATCGGCACAGAAGTCGCGCCGACCGTCGGTGAGACGGAGACGAACGGCGAGCGCCTAGTGCGTTTCGAGCTTCGGTAGGTCCTCGCGGACCGCGTCGAGGAACACCTCGGGCTGTTCTGCGTGCGGGAGGAGGCGGGTCTCGTCGACGACGACCAGTCGCGCGTCCGCGCTGTCGGCGATGTCCCGGCCCTCCGCGAGCGTCGTGATCGTGGCCTCCCGGCCCCAGACGATCGTGACGGGGCAGTCGCGGGCGGCGAGTTCGGCGCCGAGGTCGACGTCGGGGTCGAGGAAGCCGCCGGCGAACGACGCGGGCGCGAACCGCGCGCCCGCCTGGTGGGCGGTCCGCCACTGGTAGTCGAGGAGGTCGACGGGGACGCGGTCGGGGTAGTAGAAGCCGTCGCGCTCGTCGAAGTACTTCAGCGACGGCTTCGAGGTGAGCGCGTCGAACGCCGCGGCGCCGGCG
Proteins encoded in this region:
- a CDS encoding Zn-ribbon domain-containing OB-fold protein, with protein sequence MTDTSEERVRDAGFDDLLDALAEGDGYYLACANGHGSLPPRRVCPECGSTDLDEEPLPETGEVATYTQVHVPAPSFADDAPYVTAVVDFGPVRLTGQVLADYEDVEIGTEVAPTVGETETNGERLVRFELR